One Nerophis ophidion isolate RoL-2023_Sa linkage group LG23, RoL_Noph_v1.0, whole genome shotgun sequence genomic window carries:
- the cbx4 gene encoding E3 SUMO-protein ligase CBX4 isoform X2 — MELPAAGEHVFAVEGIEKKRIRKGKIEYLVKWRGWSPKYNTWEPEENILDPRLLLAFQHRERQEQLMGYRKRGPKPKHLLLQVPSFARRSSIPAGFEDTSPDVEDIPKSDHIQVQRPQPQQYQLNSKKHHQYQPSSQEVPADQLTNSKKKYIYQLNSKKHHHYEPDPNMYDTQASRLKKVVKVQEAGNKPANPGWNLPLALQQKWVRDKDTGCLSKVKELAVEVRKPVPKEGVSEHALKPDPKDATLPSSVSSKMKIIKNKNKNGRIVIVMSKYMDSHKVHGAKGKHGESSNGEKIQSGGENNEGHRTKIVENGIPKEICGSSSLPAADHPQKCSPKDRHFFKPSPSTAEEYNTEVARGQADLPDDLPLQLTASSPSTSWPADANIPTPTIMDHIKIPSYSSSRKRKLSNPVDERTVSKSCLTSRSLSVPSAGVDPPQEKPMDLHCSGRSSTYAYDAMDCGDQEEPIDLSCPKTKRLTEPETQPELLTQTEPQPELVKQPELQSELVKQPELQPELVKQPEPQPELVKQPELQPELVKQPEPQPELVKQPEPQPELVKQPELQPELVKQPELQPELQKQPEPQLELVKEPELQPELVKQPEPQLELVKQPELQPELQKQPELQPELVKQPEPQPELQARPVDKDVPEDTQKSSKAGPAEKIRPFMGNIIITDITTNSLTVTFKEYVSF, encoded by the exons GGAGAGGCAGGAGCAACTGATGGGATATCGCAAACGTGGGCCAAAACCCAAACATCTTCTACTGCAG GTCCCCTCATTTGCCCGGAGATCGAGCATACCTGCAGGTTTTGAGGACACCTCTCCAGATGTAGAAGACATCCCAAAGTCCGATCACATCCAGGTGCAGCGTCCCCAGCCCCAGCAATACCAGCTGAACAGCAAGAAGCACCACCAGTACCAGCCCAGCAGCCAGGAGGTCCCCGCAGACCAGCTCACCAACAGCAAGAAGAAGTACATCTATCAGCTAAACAGCAAAAAACACCACCACTACGAGCCTGACCCTAATATGTATGACACCCAGGCTTCGAGGCTGAAAAAGGTGGTCAAAGTTCAAGAAGCAGGCAATAAACCTGCCAACCCGGGCTGGAACCTGCCTCTAGCACTGCAGCAGAAATGGGTCCGGGACAAAGACACAGGCTGCTTGAGTAAAGTCAAAGAGCTGGCAGTGGAGGTCAGGAAACCTGTTCCCAAAGAGGGCGTAAGTGAACATGCCCTCAAGCCCGATCCTAAGGACGCAACCCTGCCCAGTTCTGTCAGCAGCAAAATGAAGATAATCAAGAATAAAAACAAGAATGGACGTATTGTTATTGTCATGAGCAAGTACATGGACAGTCATAAGGTGCATGGAGCCAAGGGCAAACACGGGGAATCCTCTAACGGGGAGAAAATCCAAAGTGGGGGCGAGAATAACGAAGGACACAGAACCAAAATAGTGGAGAATGGTATTCCCAAAGAGATTTGTGGTAGCAGTTCCCTCCCTGCTGCAGATCACCCCCAAAAGTGTTCCCCAAAGGACCGACACTTCTTTAAACCATCACCAAGCACGGCAGAGGAATACAACACAGAAGTGGCGCGGGGTCAAGCGGACTTACCAGACGACCTACCCCTACAACTGACCGCCAGCTCACCCTCCACATCTTGGCCGGCCGACGCCAACATCCCCACCCCTACAATTATGGACCACATCAAGATTCCATCCTATTCCAGCAGCCGGAAGAGGAAACTCTCGAACCCTGTGGATGAGAGGACTGTTTCCAAGAGCTGCCTGACTTCCAGAAGCCTCAGTGTTCCCAGCGCCGGGGTCGATCCACCTCAGGAGAAACCCATGGACCTTCACTGTAGTGGACGTAGCAGCACATATGCATACGATGCAATGGACTGTGGTGACCAAGAGGAGCCCATAGACCTGAGCTGCCCAAAGACTAAGAGGCTGACTGAGCCGGAAACCCAACCTGAACTTTTAACACAAACTGAGCCCCAACCTGAACTTGTAAAACAACCTGAGCTCCAATCTGAACTTGTAAAACAACCTGAGCTCCAACCTGAACTTGTAAAACAACCTGAGCCCCAACCAGAACTGGTAAAACAACCTGAGCTCCAACCTGAACTTGTAAAACAACCTGAACCCCAACCTGAACTTGTAAAACAACCTGAGCCCCAACCTGAACTTGTAAAACAACCTGAGCTCCAACCTGAACTGGTAAAACAACCTGAGCTCCAACCTGAACTTCAAAAACAACCTGAGCCCCAACTTGAACTGGTAAAAGAACCTGAGCTCCAACCAGAACTGGTGAAACAACCTGAGCCCCAACTTGAACTGGTAAAACAAC CTGAGCTCCAGCCTGAACTTCAAAAACAACCTGAACTCCAACCTGAACTTGTGAAACAACCCGAGCCCCAACCTGAACTTCAAGCCCGACCTGTTGACAAGGACGTACCGGAGGACACACAGAAGTCCTCTAAAGCAGGACCAGCTGAAAAGATCCGTCCTTTTATGGGAAACATCATCATTACAGACATCACCACAAACAGTCTGACTGTCACCTTCAAGGAATATGTTTCTTTCTAA
- the cbx4 gene encoding E3 SUMO-protein ligase CBX4 isoform X3 yields the protein MGYRKRGPKPKHLLLQVPSFARRSSIPAGFEDTSPDVEDIPKSDHIQVQRPQPQQYQLNSKKHHQYQPSSQEVPADQLTNSKKKYIYQLNSKKHHHYEPDPNMYDTQASRLKKVVKVQEAGNKPANPGWNLPLALQQKWVRDKDTGCLSKVKELAVEVRKPVPKEGVSEHALKPDPKDATLPSSVSSKMKIIKNKNKNGRIVIVMSKYMDSHKVHGAKGKHGESSNGEKIQSGGENNEGHRTKIVENGIPKEICGSSSLPAADHPQKCSPKDRHFFKPSPSTAEEYNTEVARGQADLPDDLPLQLTASSPSTSWPADANIPTPTIMDHIKIPSYSSSRKRKLSNPVDERTVSKSCLTSRSLSVPSAGVDPPQEKPMDLHCSGRSSTYAYDAMDCGDQEEPIDLSCPKTKRLTEPETQPELLTQTEPQPELVKQPELQSELVKQPELQPELVKQPEPQPELVKQPELQPELVKQPEPQPELVKQPEPQPELVKQPELQPELVKQPELQPELQKQPEPQLELVKEPELQPELVKQPEPQLELVKQPELQPELVKQPEPQLELVKEPQPQLELVKQPELQPELQKQPELQPELVKQPEPQPELQARPVDKDVPEDTQKSSKAGPAEKIRPFMGNIIITDITTNSLTVTFKEYVSF from the coding sequence GTCCCCTCATTTGCCCGGAGATCGAGCATACCTGCAGGTTTTGAGGACACCTCTCCAGATGTAGAAGACATCCCAAAGTCCGATCACATCCAGGTGCAGCGTCCCCAGCCCCAGCAATACCAGCTGAACAGCAAGAAGCACCACCAGTACCAGCCCAGCAGCCAGGAGGTCCCCGCAGACCAGCTCACCAACAGCAAGAAGAAGTACATCTATCAGCTAAACAGCAAAAAACACCACCACTACGAGCCTGACCCTAATATGTATGACACCCAGGCTTCGAGGCTGAAAAAGGTGGTCAAAGTTCAAGAAGCAGGCAATAAACCTGCCAACCCGGGCTGGAACCTGCCTCTAGCACTGCAGCAGAAATGGGTCCGGGACAAAGACACAGGCTGCTTGAGTAAAGTCAAAGAGCTGGCAGTGGAGGTCAGGAAACCTGTTCCCAAAGAGGGCGTAAGTGAACATGCCCTCAAGCCCGATCCTAAGGACGCAACCCTGCCCAGTTCTGTCAGCAGCAAAATGAAGATAATCAAGAATAAAAACAAGAATGGACGTATTGTTATTGTCATGAGCAAGTACATGGACAGTCATAAGGTGCATGGAGCCAAGGGCAAACACGGGGAATCCTCTAACGGGGAGAAAATCCAAAGTGGGGGCGAGAATAACGAAGGACACAGAACCAAAATAGTGGAGAATGGTATTCCCAAAGAGATTTGTGGTAGCAGTTCCCTCCCTGCTGCAGATCACCCCCAAAAGTGTTCCCCAAAGGACCGACACTTCTTTAAACCATCACCAAGCACGGCAGAGGAATACAACACAGAAGTGGCGCGGGGTCAAGCGGACTTACCAGACGACCTACCCCTACAACTGACCGCCAGCTCACCCTCCACATCTTGGCCGGCCGACGCCAACATCCCCACCCCTACAATTATGGACCACATCAAGATTCCATCCTATTCCAGCAGCCGGAAGAGGAAACTCTCGAACCCTGTGGATGAGAGGACTGTTTCCAAGAGCTGCCTGACTTCCAGAAGCCTCAGTGTTCCCAGCGCCGGGGTCGATCCACCTCAGGAGAAACCCATGGACCTTCACTGTAGTGGACGTAGCAGCACATATGCATACGATGCAATGGACTGTGGTGACCAAGAGGAGCCCATAGACCTGAGCTGCCCAAAGACTAAGAGGCTGACTGAGCCGGAAACCCAACCTGAACTTTTAACACAAACTGAGCCCCAACCTGAACTTGTAAAACAACCTGAGCTCCAATCTGAACTTGTAAAACAACCTGAGCTCCAACCTGAACTTGTAAAACAACCTGAGCCCCAACCAGAACTGGTAAAACAACCTGAGCTCCAACCTGAACTTGTAAAACAACCTGAACCCCAACCTGAACTTGTAAAACAACCTGAGCCCCAACCTGAACTTGTAAAACAACCTGAGCTCCAACCTGAACTGGTAAAACAACCTGAGCTCCAACCTGAACTTCAAAAACAACCTGAGCCCCAACTTGAACTGGTAAAAGAACCTGAGCTCCAACCAGAACTGGTGAAACAACCTGAGCCCCAACTTGAACTGGTAAAACAACCTGAGCTCCAACCTGAACTTGTAAAACAACCTGAGCCCCAACTTGAACTGGTAAAAGAACCTCAGCCCCAACTTGAACTGGTAAAACAACCTGAGCTCCAGCCTGAACTTCAAAAACAACCTGAACTCCAACCTGAACTTGTGAAACAACCCGAGCCCCAACCTGAACTTCAAGCCCGACCTGTTGACAAGGACGTACCGGAGGACACACAGAAGTCCTCTAAAGCAGGACCAGCTGAAAAGATCCGTCCTTTTATGGGAAACATCATCATTACAGACATCACCACAAACAGTCTGACTGTCACCTTCAAGGAATATGTTTCTTTCTAA
- the cbx4 gene encoding E3 SUMO-protein ligase CBX4 isoform X1, whose protein sequence is MELPAAGEHVFAVEGIEKKRIRKGKIEYLVKWRGWSPKYNTWEPEENILDPRLLLAFQHRERQEQLMGYRKRGPKPKHLLLQVPSFARRSSIPAGFEDTSPDVEDIPKSDHIQVQRPQPQQYQLNSKKHHQYQPSSQEVPADQLTNSKKKYIYQLNSKKHHHYEPDPNMYDTQASRLKKVVKVQEAGNKPANPGWNLPLALQQKWVRDKDTGCLSKVKELAVEVRKPVPKEGVSEHALKPDPKDATLPSSVSSKMKIIKNKNKNGRIVIVMSKYMDSHKVHGAKGKHGESSNGEKIQSGGENNEGHRTKIVENGIPKEICGSSSLPAADHPQKCSPKDRHFFKPSPSTAEEYNTEVARGQADLPDDLPLQLTASSPSTSWPADANIPTPTIMDHIKIPSYSSSRKRKLSNPVDERTVSKSCLTSRSLSVPSAGVDPPQEKPMDLHCSGRSSTYAYDAMDCGDQEEPIDLSCPKTKRLTEPETQPELLTQTEPQPELVKQPELQSELVKQPELQPELVKQPEPQPELVKQPELQPELVKQPEPQPELVKQPEPQPELVKQPELQPELVKQPELQPELQKQPEPQLELVKEPELQPELVKQPEPQLELVKQPELQPELVKQPEPQLELVKEPQPQLELVKQPELQPELQKQPELQPELVKQPEPQPELQARPVDKDVPEDTQKSSKAGPAEKIRPFMGNIIITDITTNSLTVTFKEYVSF, encoded by the exons GGAGAGGCAGGAGCAACTGATGGGATATCGCAAACGTGGGCCAAAACCCAAACATCTTCTACTGCAG GTCCCCTCATTTGCCCGGAGATCGAGCATACCTGCAGGTTTTGAGGACACCTCTCCAGATGTAGAAGACATCCCAAAGTCCGATCACATCCAGGTGCAGCGTCCCCAGCCCCAGCAATACCAGCTGAACAGCAAGAAGCACCACCAGTACCAGCCCAGCAGCCAGGAGGTCCCCGCAGACCAGCTCACCAACAGCAAGAAGAAGTACATCTATCAGCTAAACAGCAAAAAACACCACCACTACGAGCCTGACCCTAATATGTATGACACCCAGGCTTCGAGGCTGAAAAAGGTGGTCAAAGTTCAAGAAGCAGGCAATAAACCTGCCAACCCGGGCTGGAACCTGCCTCTAGCACTGCAGCAGAAATGGGTCCGGGACAAAGACACAGGCTGCTTGAGTAAAGTCAAAGAGCTGGCAGTGGAGGTCAGGAAACCTGTTCCCAAAGAGGGCGTAAGTGAACATGCCCTCAAGCCCGATCCTAAGGACGCAACCCTGCCCAGTTCTGTCAGCAGCAAAATGAAGATAATCAAGAATAAAAACAAGAATGGACGTATTGTTATTGTCATGAGCAAGTACATGGACAGTCATAAGGTGCATGGAGCCAAGGGCAAACACGGGGAATCCTCTAACGGGGAGAAAATCCAAAGTGGGGGCGAGAATAACGAAGGACACAGAACCAAAATAGTGGAGAATGGTATTCCCAAAGAGATTTGTGGTAGCAGTTCCCTCCCTGCTGCAGATCACCCCCAAAAGTGTTCCCCAAAGGACCGACACTTCTTTAAACCATCACCAAGCACGGCAGAGGAATACAACACAGAAGTGGCGCGGGGTCAAGCGGACTTACCAGACGACCTACCCCTACAACTGACCGCCAGCTCACCCTCCACATCTTGGCCGGCCGACGCCAACATCCCCACCCCTACAATTATGGACCACATCAAGATTCCATCCTATTCCAGCAGCCGGAAGAGGAAACTCTCGAACCCTGTGGATGAGAGGACTGTTTCCAAGAGCTGCCTGACTTCCAGAAGCCTCAGTGTTCCCAGCGCCGGGGTCGATCCACCTCAGGAGAAACCCATGGACCTTCACTGTAGTGGACGTAGCAGCACATATGCATACGATGCAATGGACTGTGGTGACCAAGAGGAGCCCATAGACCTGAGCTGCCCAAAGACTAAGAGGCTGACTGAGCCGGAAACCCAACCTGAACTTTTAACACAAACTGAGCCCCAACCTGAACTTGTAAAACAACCTGAGCTCCAATCTGAACTTGTAAAACAACCTGAGCTCCAACCTGAACTTGTAAAACAACCTGAGCCCCAACCAGAACTGGTAAAACAACCTGAGCTCCAACCTGAACTTGTAAAACAACCTGAACCCCAACCTGAACTTGTAAAACAACCTGAGCCCCAACCTGAACTTGTAAAACAACCTGAGCTCCAACCTGAACTGGTAAAACAACCTGAGCTCCAACCTGAACTTCAAAAACAACCTGAGCCCCAACTTGAACTGGTAAAAGAACCTGAGCTCCAACCAGAACTGGTGAAACAACCTGAGCCCCAACTTGAACTGGTAAAACAACCTGAGCTCCAACCTGAACTTGTAAAACAACCTGAGCCCCAACTTGAACTGGTAAAAGAACCTCAGCCCCAACTTGAACTGGTAAAACAACCTGAGCTCCAGCCTGAACTTCAAAAACAACCTGAACTCCAACCTGAACTTGTGAAACAACCCGAGCCCCAACCTGAACTTCAAGCCCGACCTGTTGACAAGGACGTACCGGAGGACACACAGAAGTCCTCTAAAGCAGGACCAGCTGAAAAGATCCGTCCTTTTATGGGAAACATCATCATTACAGACATCACCACAAACAGTCTGACTGTCACCTTCAAGGAATATGTTTCTTTCTAA